cgatctcctgacctcatgatccgcccaccttggcctcccaaagtgctggcattacaggcgtgagccaccacgccctgccaatagttcttatttttaatggaaactttaaaatttatctgtctgtgtgtctattagagtcttgctgtgtcacccaggctggagtgcagttgcgtaaTCGTAGCTCACCGTAACATTGAACTGGGCTcgagcttcccagagtgctgggattataggtgtgagctacggCGCACAGCCTAAAATTTTTGATATGTagttttgggaggcagagtctcactcttgctctggctggagtgcagtggcatgataatagctcactgcatcctcgaactcctgggctcaagtgatcctctcctgcttcagcctcagctcagtagctgggactacaggtgcctgccaccatgcctggctacattgttaaattttttgtaaagacaaggtcttgctatgtttcccaggctggttggtcttgaactcctggcttcaagtgatccttctgccttgccctcccaaagtgctgggattacaggtatcagccaccacacctgactgtgAACTTGTAATCATAATAAGTTAGTTTCCCTCTTAATCCATTCACTCAGGTCTCCTTTCCTAGATGACAGCTACTGTTAGGAGTTTCTTGGgtgttcagaaatattttttgcatatgcAAATGTGCAATACATTCtttctgtgcttttaaaaaatattgtgccTCAATGTGGGTGTGCTTTACCTATTGCCAGATGCCTTGCTTTTCTAAATGTTTCCTCATTGTCCCACTTCAGCACAGAGATACCTACCTCAGTCTTTATTAACTACCACATACTTCTGTAGAATGAATATATAATAGAAACATCTTAGAtgcttgtattttatttgatCAGTTTATTTTAAAGCTTAATGATCAAATGATTATAAGCATAAAATGTAGGTTATGTGCTGGCATTTGGGTATTTAAGAATTGGCTAACTTTTATGGCAAGATTTTCAGACTCTTAATCAGAGGAATACTGTGGTTCTAGTAAGTGCATCTGCATTGCAGCTAGGTAGTTAACAAAGTATCTTGAAACCTTTTAGTTAAGATGAggaaatagccaggcgtggtggctcacgcctataatctcagcactttgggaggctgaggcgggcggatcgcttaaggtcaggagtttgagaccatcctgaccaacatggtcaaaccccatctctactaaaaatagaaaaattagccacgcatggtggcgggtgcctgtagtcccagctacttgagaggccgagacaggagaattgcttgaaaccaggaggcagaggttgcagtgagccgagatcgtgccactgcagcactccagcctggcgacagagcgagactccatctcaaaaaaaaaaaaaaggaaatagtgaATTGAGATGATTTGATTGAGTGGATTCACAACTAATTAACTGGTCACAGATTCAACTGTTGAATAATTTTGTAAAAGAGGCCGGGTTTATGAATTGAGGTcagtttgaaaacaaaaagaatgatgtcaacattttgtttcttattttgtgtGCTCTTTTCAACATATAGATGACAAACTTTGACATGATGTTTAGAAAACTTGTGAGTAAAAGGATAGGCGATACgaatatttctaaaattcaaaatcagAAGCTTTTAGGTTCATAaatcatatattttgaaaaatgagcaTATTTGGAAAGAATTATATATACATGGTTTAAAATTCTGGCGGCTCTTAAGAATATGCTATGAAGACTCCTTTCTGTTCCCTAGTTATTTACTTTCTCCACCCCCAAAGAAACTAATGTTATTGCTTTCTTGTGTGTTCTTCAGGAAATGTTTTATGCATCTCCAAGTAAACACACATCCCCTGTCtttaaaagaaggaggaaaacatTTGAACATTCCatttactttatttccattaaCTGTAtcttggagatgtttccatgtcagTATATATAAAGGGTATTCTCATTAGTTTGGATGCttgcatattattccattgtatggatgtactgtAGTTTTGGAGTTTTTAAAACCAGGGTCCTAAAACCAGGACATTAGCttgcttttactcttttttttaatgctactTCAAGTAATTTAGCAATGATTAACTTGTGCCATGAATTCCTGAAAGAATTGCAGTATCAAAGTATATCtgtgcatttataatttttagagcTGTTGCCAAATATCTAACCCTAAAGAGGTTGTATCAAATTACATTTCCACCACCAATTAAGAAAGTGGTGATAGAATTAAAAGCCGATGCTCTAGTCACCCATATAGTTACTTTTGGTATGTTTCTAGTAAGCGGGCATTGCCTATGACTGGACGTTTTCAGTGATGGACATTCATTACTTTTCAAGATAGCCCAGTGCATCTTTAGGTGGTTTGGCTCTTGGTACTTCcttatatagaataaaaatattcttcaagccTTCTACCTGTTggtcttgtttcttcttttgatgatttcttttataaaataattttaatatttgaaggCAGCTGTCACGTCTTCCCTTCGccattctattcatcatgcttttttttttataggtTATTGCATTAGGATCTCTTTTAATTTCCTGGTTGTCCCATTTATTCCAGTGCTATCCCCTATTATCCATACTCTGAAAATGTGTTATCTACAATGTGGCATTTCCAAGTGTCATTTCACCTGTACTTTTTAAAGTAGGGTGTCATATCTACTCAAATAGGACAACATCTGCTGTTGTCCTATTTATGCAGGGTAGAAAAGTAATGTaattaaattttccatttctctgaatgTGACATGAATGTGCTTTTAGTAGAAACTAATTTCTCAGAGCTGCTctgtgtatgcttttttttttttctttttttggagatagggtctcactctgtcgcccaagctggagcacagtggcatgatcatggctcactgcagccttgacctcctgggtttaagtgatcctcctgcctcagcctcctgagtagctgggaccacaggtgtgtgccaccacgcctggctaattaaaaaaaactttttttagagatagagtctcaccgtgttgttcaggctggtcttgaactctgggcacaagtgatccccccacctcggcctcccaaagtgctgggattacaggtgtgagccaacatgtctggcccctcttttttttttttttttttttgcgatggagtctcgctctttcacccaggctggagtgcaatggtgcagtctcggcgcactacaacctctgcctcccaggttcaagctatccttgtgcctcagcctcccgtgtagctggaattaataggtgtgtgccaccacgcctggctctttgtttttttttttttattatttttagtagagactgggtttcaccatgttggccaggctggtctcaaactcctgacctcaagtgatcagcccaccttggcctcccagagtgttgggattacaggtgtgagccaccacgcctgtacCTGGCCTATCTTTCATAGGTTATATAAATTCCTTGGTTCCCAGTTTTTGCAGTCTTTTCCAATTCAGTTTAATTAATGGTTAACTGTTTATTCATTATCAAAAAAAGTACAGTGTAATACATAAGACCATGTTACTATTAGAAGTATGGGTATCATCAAATTAAGATTTTTGATTCTAAAATTATTAGGTTCCAAGACCAaagattaaattaataaaaggtGAAGCTGGACAAAATCTGCTGGAAATGATGGCCTGTGACCGACTGAGCCAATCAGGTAATAGTAATATTaaactaatttaatttaaaaagaaaaaggaatttctgTTAAGGCATATCTTATGATAAAATCTTCATCTGTCCAGGAGATAAtttgtcaaaattatttctttttgccATATCAGTTAAGAGCAATAGGTATGGAAGAGATGCGAAGAAATagcacattcttttaaaaaaatgaatatttgataTTGTTTGTTCCTATGTGGAGAGGATTTCTTAACTCTTTCTTCATCTGGCTGCTAGAGCCTCTATCCTGAATATTTAGTCACTTCCTGAACTAAGGATAATTATTGGTTTTCCAACCATCTAACACCAGCTGATTCTAAAAACACTGCTGTGGGGATATAAAGATGAAGAAGATACGGATCTGTCTTAAAGAGCTGAGAGCACAGTGAGGAAGATAGAAGATATATACTTACCTTATATTAGGCTCTTGGAATTTGtggattttttcccccatttttggCTTGGGATGAATGCTAAAGGTCTGTTGCGTATTACCTGTGATTTTGCTAAGATACAAACTTTAAGGTAGTTAGGTGGCCATTGAATCAAGCAGTGAACTGAAGAAACATAATGCTTTCTATAAGGAGCAGTTTTGATATAAAATTGGATGAATTTTGTAAAGAGCAAGATGTAATATTAAATCAAGGTTATTACAAGCTTTGGTGTATAGTTAGGCTGTTGGCCAGAGCTCACATTGCTCTTTTATTCCATAGCCCACTTTTTTTGTGGGAGTTAGGCTTTCAGTCCTTAAAGTGACtttctacttttttccttttctcttttccttctaccCTTGCAGGGCTCTCATAAGTGCCTTTGCATGGTGTCATAGTTGGATGAAAattgcctgtatttttttttatgtctttgaTCTGGGCATCCCGAGGGTGCCTCTGTAAGTGTGCTGAGACACAACTGTGTAGTGGTAACCAAACCTAATTGCCCAGCAGAATTAACTCgaaggagggtttttttttaaagttcaattgaaatataattcatgtACCATACgcttcacccatttaaagtgtacagttcagtggcttttACTGTGTTCGTAGAGTATTACCACTGTCACCACAGTCAGTTTTAGAAGATTTTCATCACTCCATGAGGGATTCCTTACCTGTTAGCAGTTACTCCCCATTTTACCCAAACCTCTCAGCCTTGGCAACCGCTCATCTGTCTCTGTAGGTTTGCCTCTTCtgaacatttcacataaatggaatcatatagtatgtggtcttttgtgactggcttctttcatttagcaaggTTTTCAAGGTTCGTCtgtgttatagcatgtatcagtactttatccGAGGACTATGATTTTTTGATTGCTTACTGTAAACCTATGGCATAAAAATCTCTGGGAACGAGGCctggaaataattctttttttttttttttcctgagacagagtcttactctgtcgcccaggctggagtgcagtggcgtgatctcggctcactgcaagctccgcctcccgggttcacgccattctcctccctcagcctccccagtagctgggactacaggcacccgccaccagggccggctaattttttttttttttttgtatttttagtagagacggagtttcactgtgttagccaggatgttcttgatctcctgacctcattatccacccagcttggcctcccaaagtgctgggattacaggcatgagccaccgtgcccagccggaaaTAATTCTTAAAAGCTGTTTAAAGGAGGATTCTGATAAGCCAGGTTTAGAAATCAGTGTATCAGATCAGAGAATAAGAGCTTGTCCCGGTTCTCCTATGGCCACTTAAATCCAGACCTTTTCATCTAAAATGCAAATACGTTTGGCATTTTTCATACACATTcctgtcttttttcccccttctgctGTCTTATGTAGATACTGAGAATATTAAACCTGTACTCTTTTCATTTGCTACATAAGCACCCGTTTTGTTGTCCAGCTGTATTTTTTGGGTTGGAGGGTTAGGTCTGCAATAATCATGTTATTTCCCCTTTGGGTATACAAATGAGACAACGTGAGCAAAtacaatctgtatttttaaagtgatggaaataacttaaatttttttttcagggcacATGTTGCTAAGCTTAAGTCGTGGCAAGCAAGATTTCTTAAAAGAGGTTGTTGAAACTTTTGCCAACAAAAGCGGGCAGTCTGCGTTATATGATGCTCTGTTTTCTAGTCAGTCACCTAAGGATACATCTTTTCTTGGTAGCGATGATATTGGAAACATTGATGTACGAGAACCAGAGCTTGAAGATTTGGCTAGATACGATGTTGGTAAGTTATATGTTTCAGAGGAAATGGTCTCCGTCTTAATTCTTATAAATTGCCCATAATCTTATTACCCAGAAATAACAACTTAATATTTTCCTGtattccttttgtgtgtgtgttgggctgGGGGGAGTTGGTGCTGTGGAGGTGgcatgtattttttgttgttgttgattttgagaccaagttttgctcttgtcgcccatgctggagtgcagtggtgcgatctcggctcactgtaacctctgcctcccaggttcaagtaattctactgcctcagtctcccaagtagcgggaTTACAAATGCCCaccacacgcccggctaattttttgtatttttagtagagatggggtttcatcatgttggtcaggctggtctcaaactcctgacctcaggtgatccacctgccttggcctcccaaggtgctgggattacaggtgtgagccaccgcgaccagccttgttgtattttgagacagggtctcgctgtgtcacctgggctgcagtgtagtggcatgatcgtaggtcactgctggccttgaacttctgggctcaagggattctcttgcctcagcctcctgagtagctggtaccataggcacatgccactcggcccagataattttttttttaattggtagagacagggtctccctttgttgcccaggctagtctccaactcctaggctcaagtgatcctcctgcttaagccccccaaaatgttgggattaggcccggcacagtggctcatatctgtaatcccaccactttgggaggccgaggcgggcagatcacctgagatcaggagttcgagaccatcctggccaacatggtgaaaccccatctctactaaaaatacaaaaattatccgggggtggtggcatgtgcctgtagtccctactcaggaggctgaggcaggagagtcgcttcaacccgggaggtggaggttgcagtgagccaagatcacactgctgcacgacagcctgggcgacagagcgagacttcgtctcaaaaacaaaaagtgttggaattataggcatgagccactgcatctggccatatTTTTCATCTAAATGGTTGTTTATGTATGATTTATCTTGCTTCCTTCATGAATTCTCTCCCATAGTCTGTgtattaaaactataaatatcaCTTTTATTGGCAATATAATCTTTTTTATGAAGTAGTCATAATTTGCTTGCTACTTTCTGTTATTGGGCATCCAAGTTTTCTCAACTTTTCCACTGTTAATAATCATACTCTGATAAAAACTTCAACAAAAAGTGTCTTCATTGCAAGTTATTTCCATAGAGAtacctaaaaacagaattactgaGACAAGGGACATGAACATCTTTAAGTCTTGCAAATTGCCAAAATGACAGAAAGATTATACCTCTTCATGCTTCCAGAAGCGcataaccttttcttttcttttcctttcttttcttttcttttttttgagacagagtctcgctctgtcacccaggctggagcgcagtggcgcaatctcggctcactgcaacttccgcctgccaggttcaagcaattgtcttgcctcagcctcccaagtagctgggactataggcacgtgacaccatgctcggctaattttttgtatttttagtagagacggagtttcaccatgctggccaggctggtttcgaactcctgactgcgcAGAACCTTTTCAATATTGACTTTCTTGTAGAAAAACAGATTTCTTTACTGTACCGATGGATTAATATAGTGGTGTTCCATTGCTTTAATGACTTAAAGGAAAACCCATTGTTTTGGGGTTTCTTATTAGGTTAGGTGTTCTTTATTTggcttttgtcagttgattttggTTTATTGAGTTCTAGTCAGTGTCATTTTTTAAGATGGACTTAAACATTCTTCATCactactatttttattaaaatttctagaaataatcaAGTGAGAATGCATTTAATAAGAACATGAGATTTTGCCTAACATAGAATTCCCTCCAGCTTTGATATAGAAAAGCAGTTATataattaagatatatatataatgtgaattGTTTATGTTGGCAAAACTAATGGcacaaagaaaaatttcaaacccttaagccaatttttaaattttatttcaggtgCTATTCGAGCACATAATGGTAGTCTTCAGCACCTTACTTGGCTCGGCTTACAGTGGAATTCATTGCCTGCTTTACCTGGAATCCGAAAATGGCTAAAACAGCTTTTCCATCGTTTGCCCCATGAAACCTCAAGGCTTGAAACAAATGCGCCTGAATCAATATGTACTTTAGATCTTGAAGTAAGCAAagattttaacaaattaaatattctgaattttgtttaattttttttctaacttaacTTTTCCTTAAATAAAACAGGTATTTCTCCTTGGAGTAGTATATACCAGCCACTTACAATTAAAGGAGAAATGTAATTCTGACCACAGCTCCTATCAGCCGTTATGCCTGCCCCTTCCTGTATGTAAACAGCTttgtacagaaagacaaaaatcttgGTGGGATGCGGTTTGTACTCTGATTCACAGAAAAGCACTGTAagtagtaaaacaaaaatattgcttTCACTTAGTGTGTAGGTTTTACCAGGGATTTAATCCTCATGTGAAGATTTAATTTGTCATGTGACCCattaacatatatgtatgtaagcGCTGAACTGTGTATTTAGAAAGCAATTTTAGTAAATTGAACTATTTTTTAGACCTGGAAACATAGCAAAATTGAGACTTCTAGTTCAGCATGGAATAAACACTCTAAGAGCCCAGGAAAAACATGGCCTTCAACCTGCTCTGCTTGTACATTGGGCAAAATGCCTTCAGAAAATGGTGAGTTTTAAAGtataagcatttttaaagaacattaccttaattttttaaaatcatgcactttttattgaaagtttttttgtTCTGGAAACAGCAGCTTGGTCATATTAGGACAGATGTGTTTTTTATTGCTGCAAAATAGTTAATGTAGTTAAATATAAGCACTTAGAggagcaatgcctggcacacagtgaatgTTACATATTAGCTGAGCTGTTACTGTTATTCCTTAATAATTAAGTTCTGATAATTATTCagcctgaaaattaaaaaaaaatttagcacaAGGCTTTGTAGGTAAGACCATTATagatctttctaaatatttaaggtgTGTTTTGTGTCACCATTAGGTGTAGATGGTCAGCCTTTTGAACAAACTGACACTACAGAAGAGGCAGGTTTCAGCTATCTAAAAAGGGCAACTGTTAAAAAGTAGTTGGGATTGCTACCTTAGGGTGGTATCATTAGAAGCTTTTAAGAGTTGAGtgtagaggccgggtgcggtggctcacacctgtaatcccagcacgttaggaggccgaggcgggcagatcacaaggtcaggagatcgagatcattcctggctaacacggtgaaaccccgtctctactaaaaatacaaaaaaaaactctactaaaactacaaaattagccagacatggtggcaggtgcctgtaatcccagctacttgggaagctgaggcaggagaattgcttgaacctgcacggcagaggttgcagtgagttcacTGGTATTAAGGTGGTTTAGTTATTACAGTATTTGGAAGTTGAACAAATGACTATTGAGATACCATTTGGTTTTGACTTGAAATTTTAGCCAGTTCTTACAACTTGTAAATGAACTTTAGATATAATCATGCGTGTTCCTTAAAGTTGTGTGCTTTTAACTTTCTGTTTTAGGGCAGCGGTCTTAATTCTTTTTATGATCAACGAGAATACATAGGGAGAAGTGTTCATTATTGGAAGAAAGTTTTGCCATTGTTGAAGATAATAAAGAAGAACAGTATTCCTGAACCTATTGATCCtctgtttaaacattttcatAGTGTAGACATTCAGGTAACAGAGTTCCTTTATGAATTTATTGGAGATGGGAATTTCCAGTTTATAAACAAAGAAGTGGAGCTATAAACTGCTTAAATTAATTGCCTTGTTATTTAACGGTAATCTTGTTTTGTAAATTCACTAGCTCTCACGGATAAGATATGACAGAGAAGAATAATGAGATGTTTGTCTCTTAAGATCATATAAAATCTTTGGAAAATCATTTGGGTTTTATATTCTGAGTATAAACAATTTGACTAAAAACTATTCTGTGTGTTTAGGCATCAGAAATTGTTGAATATGAAGAAGACGCACACATAACTTTTGCTGTATTGGATGCAGTAAATGGAAATATAGAAGATGCTGTGACTGCTTTTGAATCTATACAAAGTGTTGTTTCTTATTGGAATCTTGCACTGGTAAGTAGATGCGGTACTTGagctaaaagttttatttatttatttattatttcttttaaaagacgGTGtttctctgttggccaggctagagtgcagtggcacaatcttggctcactgcaacctctgcttcccaggctcaagcgattcttgtgcctcagctcccgagtagctgggattacaggcatgagccaccatgcgtggccaagctgaaagttttttgttttaaaaagctaatGATTTCATAAAAGCACTATTTGTATAGATTTTTCACAGGAAGGCAGAAGACATTGCAAATGATGCCCTTTCTCCTGAAGAACAAgaagaatgcaaaaattatctgacAAAGACCAGGGACTACCTAATAAAGATTATAGATGACAGTGATTCAAATCTTTCAGTGGTCAAGAAAGTAAGTAGCAGGTTGTTGTATGTACGTTCTTACTGATAACCCACTGGTCAGTGTTTTTGCGTTGGTCTTATATTTTGGTAATTTCAAAAATACTCAGTAATATGTTGTTATTAATGCACAGAAGGGATGTGTGTGTCTAAATGCTTATATTTGCTTGCTTTGTCTTAGGTTTGGTGTGTCTTTTTAAACTTGGGAATCTAGGTATATGCTCTTAAAAAGTACTTCTTGGGGAATTAGAAAAGATTTCTAAGATAAGACATTGATTTTGTTATCTTAGCAGTGTaatcaaaacaaatattataaCCTCAGGACTAATTCTTAATGAACTTTGCTGAAATTGAAAGTTGTTGCTGACAACTTAAGAGCTTTTCTTCTCATCGTCATCAGCCATTATGAACGCCCTTGTTTTCTTGCTGTCAGCTGTTTGAGATTGTCATGATGATGTTAAATTATGTTCAGTCTTCTGAGTGTTTTGTTGATTAATTTGTGTTACTACTCTTTTATTAGGATTTATGTTGTCTGGTGTATTGTAGCATCTGTATTTCTGTCACCATTGAAAATCAGTTAGAAAACATCAGTAACTTATTTTGTTCACTTGGAAAAGCTTTCCAAGTTAACATTTCTCTACAATTATCATGGTTAACAGAAGTAATAGAAAGAGCATGGACTTTAGAATCAGAAGATGTTAGATTGTACAACACTTTTCTGtgttcatgaagaaaaaaatagaataaagacaaaaaaataaaaataataatacaaaacaacagaaaaacaaagaaaaaagataattaaaaaacacCTTCACGTGTATTATTATTTAAAGTGTAAAGTACTTATTAAAgtgacaaaaatgtaaataagataaaatatatcattttagagtttttacttttggaattttttgcAAATGAAAGCCCTTaattaatgtcttttattttgagTTGCCTGTGCCCCTGGAGTCTGTAAAAGAGATGCTGAAGTCAGTCCTGCAGGAACTCgaagcctatagtgaaggagGTCCTCTCTATACAAATGGTTCTTTGCGAAATGCAGATTCAGAAATAAAACATTCTCCACCGTCTCCTACCGGATATTCACTATCACCAAGTAAAAGTTACAAGGTAAACAGGAAAGAATGGAATCATTTCATTGTGAAATTGTTTCTAAGTGTTTTAAAtgctcttttgttatttttttttttattttagtattctcCCAAAATACCACGTCGATGGACAGAAGATCAGATTTCTTTACTGAAAATGATTTCCCAACAAGTAGAGGCCATTAAGGTAAGTCACTTAATTTCTCTAGCTGTACTTTTTATTCCAAGATTCCTTCCCTGGCCactctctcactttttttctgaAGCTGGTCAGAATGTCCCCTTGCCATCCAAATAGTATGGCAAGGGGacattttggtcttttttttttttttttttttaaggcagggtcttgttgtgcaggctggagtacagtggtaggATCACAGCTTACTGCGGCTTCGACCTCCTAGCTCAAGAGAGGCTCTTGGCTCAGCCTGCCACGAAGCCAGGACTACAGACAGTCACacgccactaggcccagctaattgtattttttgtagagatgggattttgccatgttgcccagggtgaccttgaactcctggctcaaacaatcctcctgcttcagcctcccaaagtgctgggattgcaggtgtgagccactgtgcccagcctacatacCTTGGTCTTGACCCTttaccatattttgttttgttttgttttgagatggagtctcactctgttgcccagtctggagtacaatgatgtgatcttggctcactgcaacctccacctcccaggttcaagtgactctcctgcctcagcctcccgagtagctgggattacaggcacccgccaccaggcccagctaatttttgtatttttagtagacacagagtttcaccatgttggccaggctggttttgaacttctgacctcaggtgatctgcccgccttggcctcccaaagtgctgggattacaggtgtaaaccaccgcacccagccctttacCGTATTTTTGAAAGTACTTTATGTGTCTCTCTCCTCATCTTCCACAAAATTTGAGACCTTCAAAGGTAGaaactgttttatttaaaatataagagtTCCTGACACAGAGAAGGTTCCCGAGTGATTGAAGTGCTACAATGTACTAATCATACTCTGGTCTATGAGTTCATTCCCAGATTAGCTGTGGATTACATGTGTTTCAAATGTATAGCTAGGAATCGAAAAGTGGTCTGAGCTTCAAAAAGTCTTACTATATTTTAatacttccatatgaatttgactTAATTATGTAAGGAAAtagttatgtatatatatcttattttaacaATAGGGTTCAAAGGAGCTTGACTTTTTTGGAATTGGAAATAAAAGTAGGTTCTTTCATGTTTATCAAGCAAGAACTAAATTACTCATACTGCTA
This genomic window from Pan troglodytes isolate AG18354 chromosome 12, NHGRI_mPanTro3-v2.0_pri, whole genome shotgun sequence contains:
- the LOC129135413 gene encoding RANBP2-like and GRIP domain-containing protein 8 isoform X10, translating into MRRSKADVERYVASVLGCTPSPRQKSMKGFYFAKLYFEAKEYDLAKKYICTYINVQQWDPRAHRFLGLLYELEENTEKAIECYRRSVELNPTQKDLVLKIAELLCKNDVTDGRAKYWVERAAKFFPGSPAIYKLKEQLLDCEGEDGWNKLFDLIQSELHVRPDDVHVNIRLVELYRSTKRLKDAVAHCHEAERNIALRSSLEWNSCVVQTLKEYLESLQCLESDKSDWRATNTDLLLAYANLMLLTLSTRDVQESRELLESFDSALQSAKSSLGGNDELSATFLEMKGHFYMYAGSLLLKMGQHGNNVQWRALSELAALCYLIAFQVPRPKIKLIKGEAGQNLLEMMACDRLSQSGHMLLSLSRGKQDFLKEVVETFANKSGQSALYDALFSSQSPKDTSFLGSDDIGNIDVREPELEDLARYDVGAIRAHNGSLQHLTWLGLQWNSLPALPGIRKWLKQLFHRLPHETSRLETNAPESICTLDLEVFLLGVVYTSHLQLKEKCNSDHSSYQPLCLPLPVCKQLCTERQKSWWDAVCTLIHRKALPGNIAKLRLLVQHGINTLRAQEKHGLQPALLVHWAKCLQKMGSGLNSFYDQREYIGRSVHYWKKVLPLLKIIKKNSIPEPIDPLFKHFHSVDIQASEIVEYEEDAHITFAVLDAVNGNIEDAVTAFESIQSVVSYWNLALIFHRKAEDIANDALSPEEQEECKNYLTKTRDYLIKIIDDSDSNLSVVKKLPVPLESVKEMLKSVLQELEAYSEGGPLYTNGSLRNADSEIKHSPPSPTGYSLSPSKSYKYSPKIPRRWTEDQISLLKMISQQVEAIKKEMQESQLNSSKSASRHRWPTENYGPDSVPDGYQGSQTFHGAPLTEAAHPHFTIEKHGDSKWIIYRFTKQLCGTERARAKIS